In the Paenibacillus sp. FSL R7-0337 genome, CCATACGGCTGCAGCAGCTGGAAGAGATGAAGTCTGCCCATCAGCAGGAACTGGAGCAGCTGAGAGAGACACTGATCCGCGAGAAGACAGAGACGTTGTCTACTCTGGAACAGGAACTGCATGAGACGCGGGATACGATGGGCAGCGAGATCGTGGAGATCCGCTCCACGCTTAGCAAGGAGCTGGCTGATACCAAGGCTGCGCTTACGAGTGAGCTTACCGTGGAACGGGAAGCGCTTGAGAAGGAGCTGGCCAAGAACAAGGAGCTGCGGCAGTCCCAGGGGACGCAGGAGCACCGGCACAAGCAGCAGCTTCAGGAGCTGGAGAAGCAGCTTGGTGAGCTGCGCGGCGGAACCGGGCAGCTCCAGTCCCGGCTGCGGGCGGCAGAGGCCGGGCTGAAGGGCGAACGCGATGCGCGGCTGACGCTGCTGGCGCAGTACGAAGCTGTGCTGAAGCGGGAGGAGCAGCTCGGAGAGGAGCTTAAGCTTGCCGCTGAGCAAGGAGAGCAGCAGAGTGCGGCGCTGGAGGAAGTGCGCAAGCAGGCTGCGGCTTCGCAGAGCGAGGCGGAAGCGCTCCGCAGCAAGCTGCGGGACGCAGAGGACAAGCTAAGCGTTGCGCTGGAAGAGCTGCACTCGGCGAACGAGCTGGGCACCCTGCTGAACGAAGAGGTGGAAGGGCTGCGCCAGCAGGTTGCAGCTGCGCAGAGCGAGGCGCAAACGCTCCGCAGCGAACTGCGGGACGCAGAGGGCAAGCTAAGCGCTGCGCTGGAAGAGCTGCACACGGCGAGCGAGTTGGGCAACCTGCTAAACGAAGAGTTGGATGAGCTGCGTAAGCAGGTTGCGGCATCGCAGAGCGAGGCGGTAGAGATCCGCAGCGAACTGCGGGATCTAGAGGGCAAGCTAAGCGAAGCGCAGGAGGAGTTGCACACGGCTAAGGAGCTGGGCAATCTGCTGAACGATGAGCTGGGAGGGCTGCGCCAGCGTTATGAGCTGACGCAGGAAGAAGCGGCAGCACTACGCACATCTCTGCGGGAGACTGCAGATCAGCTCAGCCGGACACAGGTCGAATTCGACCGTACGGCTGAAGAAGCAGCGTCCTGGCAAGAGCGTGCGAACAAGCATATGGAGGACATCAGCGAACTGGAGATGAACCTTCTGGAAGAAGGGGAGAAGTCTGCAGCCTTGCAGCGCGAAGTGGAGACTCTTCGCGGACAGGCAGACGGCATGGTTCAGCAGCTTGATCAGGAAGCGCGTCTGCGTGCTGAAGCGGAGCAGGAGCTTGCCGTTCAGCAAGAGGCGGCAGAAGCGGCCCGTAAGGAACTGGCTGCGCTGCGCGGCCGTTACGAGGAGCTGATCGCCCAGTACGACGAGATCCTGCAGGACGGGGAGCAGCTGAAGGAACGCTGCGAGCTGCTGGAAGCCGAAGGCGAGGAAGCTGCGCGGCGTCTGGAAGAGCTGTATGAGGCAGGCCGTGAAGCTGCGGCTACGGCGATGGAGCAGCAGGAAGCACTCCGCGAGACCCGGGAGTATGAAGCTACCTGGAAGCAGAAATATGAGGAGCTTCTGCAGCGTGAGCAGCAATGGAACGAGCAGGAAGCACAGCTGCGCGAGGAGATTGAGATCTGGCAGCAGGAGGCCGGGGAAGCCGAGGCTCAAGCGGAATCAGTCAGCCGCTCGCGCACCGAAGCAGAGCAGCGGCTGGATGAGATCGGCGAGAGCTATGAGATGGTCCAAGGCCAGCTGCGGCTGGTACAGGCCCAGTTCGAGCTGCAGCAGGGAGAGCTGGAGAAGCTGTCCCAGGAGCATCGCAGCCTGCAGGCGGAATATGCCAAGCTACAGAGTGAATATAATGAATGGATTCAACTGATCGAACAGGACAGTTGAATGGCGGATGCATCACAGGAAGAGCTGTTATAAGCAGGAATGCTTAGAACGGCTTTTTCTGCTGTGCAGGGACGGGGGACGGATTCATCCTTAGTGGGACTGCAAGGGAGGGCTGCTGTTCTAAAGTTGGCTGGAGTGAAGTAATGGATAGAAGTAATTTCTAATGGAAGGAAAGTTGGCGATGAGAAGGGTTGAGTGGAGAAGATAGCTAGGCTACCATCTTGCACAAATCCTGCACTAAATACAACATTCGTACCTCTGAAGCAGCTAATTGCGGGAAATCCTGCCTAGAATGCAACATCTCAATGCCAATGACCCGCTCCACCAGTAACATTCCTGCAGAATGTGCAACATTTGGCGTTCTCAAGCTGCAATCCGTTAGAAATCCTGCAAAAGGTGCAACTTCGGCGTTCTCAGGTCACATTGAGGAGCACAAGTGCCCCTGAATCCGCCAGAAGGTTAGCCAAATGAGCAAATGAAGAGCACAAGTGCTTTTGACATAATAAGTATTGCAACCGGTTACAACCCGGGGTAGGATGTTGGTTGAGGTGAACGGGATGGATAAAAAATGGGTCAGTGGCGCTGGGGTTGTTGTGCTTTTTATATTGTTGTCATATTTGTTTACAGGCTTCGCGCGTCATTCTGCCCGGATGGGCAATATCGTTAAGGAATTAAGCGGCCAGCCCAGTCAGGACAAGCCCGGATATCATATTGTGCTGATCGAGCAGGAGCGGTATCACCCGTACTGGGAGATGGTCGAGAAGGGGGCGGCGGAGGCCGCAGCGAAATACGGGATAGAGATCGAATTCACGGGACCGGTGCGCAATAACATGGAGGAGCAGATCAGCCTGCTGGAAAAAGCGATTGCCGCCCAGGCGGATGCGATCATCGTGCAGGGGCTCAACGACGAGAAGTTCACGCCGGTGATTGATAAGGCGGTGAACCGGGGGATTCCGGTGATCACGATTGACACGGATGCTCCTGCCAGCCGGAGACTGGCCTATGTGGGGACCGACAATGTAGCTGCTGGTGAGACGCTGGGGCGCATGGTAGTGAAGACGACTGGCGGAAAGGGCAAAATAGGTGTGATCATCGGCAGCGAGCTGGCCAAGAACCAGCTTCAGCGCCTGGACGGGCTGAAGAATATCGTGAAGGACTATGGCGGCATGGAGATTGTCGATGTCCGCAGCTCCAACATCTCGCATATGGAGGCCATCCAGCAGGCGGCGGATATGCTGCGCTATCATCCGGAGATCGATGTGATGGTCGGCACCAGTTCAACGGACGCGCTCGGTGTTCTGCAGGCATCGAGAAGCCTGAAGCGTGGTCCGCTGACCATTATCGGCTTCGATAACCAGGCGGAGACGCTGGATGCCATCAGCCGGGGAGCAATCACAGCGACTGTGGCACAGCAGCCCTACCTGATGGGGAATATGGCGGTCCGGCTGCTCCATGAGTATTTTAATGGTGCCCATCTGCAGCCCCGGTACTACACAGGAGTGAAGGTACTGGATAAGACCAATGTGCAGGAGGGGGAGAGCCTATGAGTATCCGATTGAAGCTGCTGATCTGCATTCCGCTGCTGGTGCTGCTGATGAGCTCGGTCTCCTTCGTACTGTTCCAGAGCGGGAAGAATGTGCAGGAGAGCTACCATCTGATGATGAACCGGATCATGCTGTATAAGGAGGTATCCTATGAGGTCGGCGAGAATATGCGCTCCTTGAACCGCTTCATTATGCAGGTGGATACGGACAGCTTCCCGGAGGTGGAAAAGCATCTGGGCGCGGTGCTGGAGCTGCGCAGCAGGCTGGACGGAATGAATACCATCGGGGGCAGCGGCCTTCCGCTGATGAACTACAGCCACCTTATTGATACTTTTGTGGAGCAGGCGGGTCAGATGATTACGGAGATTGACGGACAGGATGCGAATTCGCTGGCAGGTGCCTATATCGGAGCGGAGCAGACGCAGCGGTTCATCCGCGAGGAGGCTCAGGAGCTGGTTGATCTGGAGCTGGACCAATATAAGCCGATCTACGCGGAGATCATGTCCACGACAGCGAAGCTGAACCGGATGGGCAGTCTGCTGGTGATTACTGCGGCGCTGCTTAGTATCTGTATGGCGGTCTGGCTGTCCAGCAGCATTACCGGACCGATCCGCCGCCTGGTGGCAACGGCCAAGCAGATCTCGAAGGGACGGATGGATACCAAGGCGCCGGAGAGCGTCAATAACGATGAGATCAGCATACTGTGCCGCGCTTTTAACGGGATGATTGATAATATCCAGGAGCTGATGAAGGAGAACATTCAGAGTGCGGAGAAGGACCGGCTGGTCAAGGAGCTGGAGCTGAAAATGCTGCAGAGCCAGATCAATCCGCATTTCCTGTTCAACACACTGAATTCCATCGCCAAGCTTGCGTATCTGGAAGGGGCGGCGAGAACCAGTGATTTGACCGTGTCGGTCTCGCGTATGCTCCGCTATAATCTGCAAAAGCTGGACCAGGCCGTTCCGCTGCGCGAGGAGGTCGAGCATGTGAATGAGTATATCAACATCCAGCGGGCCCGCTTCCGGGACCGGATTGCTTTTGAGATGGAGATTGATGAGGAGGCGATGGACGGGATGGTGCCGTGTCTGACGCTGCAGCCGATCTTCGAGAATGCCTTCGTTCATGGTCTGGAGCAGATGGAGGAGGGGGCTATACTTACGCTATCGATCCGTTACCGCAGCGGGCAGGTGGAGATTGTGATCAGTGATAACGGGGCGGGCATGAACCGCGAGACGGTAGCCCGGCTGATGGGCTCGACTCAGCAGGAGGCGCCGCATTCCAGCGGGAAGGGCCAGTCTACCGGGCTTGGGACACATAATGTTTTTAAAAGACTGCATTTATTCTTCGACGGCCAGCAGCTCATCGAGATCAACAGCAGTGAAGGGCAGGGGACGGCGGTGCTGTTCCTGCTGCCCTTCCGGACCTCGGCCTAGAGGCACTCACCTGAAGTGAAGGGGGAAGCGATAACGATGTACAAGCTGCTGATCGCAGATGATGAAGCACTGGAGCGGGAGGGGCTGGAGCTGATGATCCGGCATCTGATCCCGGACACGTTCGAATTCCTGCATGCCGGGAACGGGCGGAAGGCGATTCAGCTGGCGGAGGAGCACCGGCCGGATATGATTTTCATGGATATTAAGATGCCCGGTATCCAGGGGCTCGAGGCGGTGCGGCAGATCCGGGAGAAGCTTCCGGCGGCGCAGATTGTGATGATTACGGCCCATGACTACTTCGCGTATGCCAAGGAGGGGCTGCTGCTGGGTGTGCGCGATTATCTGCTGAAGCCGGCCCGGCGGGAAGAGGTTGCGGAGGTGCTGCGGAAGCTGATGGCGGTCATTGAGGAGGAGCGGCGGAGCAGGAATGAACAGCTGGAGCTGAAAGAGAAGCTGGCCCATCTGCTGCCGCTGGCCGAGAATGAGCTGACCCTGATGCTGATGCTGGAGCATGTTCAGGATCTGGAGCCAGAGCAGCTGGCCGGGCTGCTGGAGCTGCACTTCAGCAAGGGCTACGCGATGGTCCTGTCTTTCCCCCGGCACGGGGAGAGCGGCTGGGAGACGTTCCGGCAGTCCAAGCGGGAGATCTATGAAGCAATCAAGCAGTTTGCCAAAACAGGACTGGGCTGCCTCGCCGGACCGCTGGCCGGGCATCAGCTGGCGCTGTTCATTCCCTTGCCGCCGGGGAGGACCGGATATTCCCAGCGTGTCAGCTCGCTGGACTGGGGAGAGCGGCTCCGCACCTATGCCGGGGAGCGCTTCGGCCTGCCCCTTGGCATCGGCATCGGCTCGATCCGCGAGGGCTGGGACGGACTTAGCCGTTCTTACCGCGAAGCTGTACGGGTATGTGCGGATCACCAGCACTCGTTCGGTGTGCATCATTACGATGATATAATCCAGAGCTCGGGGCAGACGGCGGTTTCTCTGGATGAAGAGAAGAAGCTGCTTACCGCCCTGCTCCAGCGCAGCAAGCAGGAGGCCGTCCAGCGCTTCAGCCTGCTGTATGACTCCTTCGAGCAGGTAGGGGAGCAGCCGCTGTCTGCCGTGCGGGGGGAGGTAACCGGCCTGCTGCTGTTCCTGGCCAGAGGCGTTCACTCCACGGCCGGTACGGAGCTGCTGGCTTCGCTGAACGCAGCGGAAGATCCGCGCACTCTGCGGTTAAGCGCGGAGTCCTGGCTGGAGCGGCTGATCGATGGCCTGGAGGAGGAGCAGGAGCATCACCGGTCCCATGTGCATCAGCGGGTGCTGCTCTATATCAGCCAGATGTATAAAGAGGATATCTCCATGGAACAGACGGCCGAATACGTGAACCTGAGCCCGCATTATTTCAGCAAATTGTTCCGGCAGCATGAGGGGGAGACCTTCATTGACTACATCACTCGGCTACGGATCAATGAAGCGAAACGCCTGATCGCTGAGGATCAGCTGAACCTGAAGGAAATCTGCTATGAAGTAGGCTATAAGGACCCGAATTATTTCAGCCGGGTCTTCAAGAAGGCTGCGGGGATGACGCCAAGCGAATTCCGCCAGCAGCAGGAGAAATCGGGTCCTTGCTGAGTGAGCAAGGACTTTTTTGTGCTGTTGCCCCGGATTATCCTATGAAAGCCGGGTCGGAGAATTACATTACAGCAGGCAAGACCAAGAATGCGGGTGGATGACAAATAAGTGCAGGGAATTGCTGCTCCCGGGTCGGTTTTTCCATGCTACACTTTTTTTGTAAGCGCAATCAAATAAAGGGCTGACGAAAAGGGGCGTAGCAATCGTGAGAAAATACGGAAGAATAGTTTCCCTCGGGGTGGCGGCGATGGTGCTGGCTGCATCGATGGCGGGCTGCGGTGTGGTCTCAAGCGGTGACAACGAGAAGAAGGAATCTGCGGGAGCGGCCAAGGACGGGGACAAAATTGTCATCGGCATGTCCATGGATACCTTGAAGGAGGAGCGCTGGCAGAAGGACCGGGATATATTCACAGCAAAAGTGCAGGAGCTTGGCGGTGAAGTGAAGGTGCTTGCCGCGAACGGGGATGATGCTACCCAGCTAAGCCAGGCGGAGCAACTGATCTCCCAGGGTGTGGATGTGCTCGTGGTTATTGCCCATAATGCGGAGGCTACGGCTCCCATCGTGGATAAGGCACATAAGGAAGGCATCAAGGTCATTGCTTATGACCGGCTGATTAACAATTCCGAGGTGGATTATTATATCTCCTTCGATAATGTGCGTGTTGGTGAATTCCAGGCTCAGGCGGTTATCGACAAGGCTCCTAAGGGCAATATCGTCTACATCGGCGGCGCGGATACCGATAACAATGCCCACATGTTCAAGGAAGGCGCGATGAATATTCTGAAGCCGCTGGCAGACAAGGGCGATATCAAAATCGTCTACGACCAGTTCTCCAAGGACTGGAAGCCCGAGGAAGCGCTGAAGAATATGGAGAATGCGCTGACCGCGAACAATAACGATGTACAGGGCGTGGTTGCAGCGAACGACGGGACAGCAGGCGGCTCAATCCAGGCGCTTACGGCACAGGGCATGGCGGGCAAAATTCCGGTATCAGGCCAGGATGCGGACCTCGCCGCTGTGCAGCGCATTGCCGAAGGCACGCAGCTGATGACGGTCTACAAGCCGATCAACGCGATTGCCACGAAGGCGGCGGAAATGGCGGTGGCAGCTGCCAAGGGCGAGAGCATTTCGACAGATAAGACTGTTAACAACGGTAAAATTGATGTTCCATCCGTGCTGCTTGATCCGATTGCCGTCAATAAAGATAACCTGGATGTGCTGATCAAAGACGGCTTCCACAAGCTGGAGGATGTGTACAAGAACGTTCCCAAGGATCAGTGGCCGAAACAATAAGGGCCGCCTGTACGGTAAGCAGATGCGGCGCCAGTGGCGAACCCGCATCTGCTTGCTGCTTGAGGGCCGGAAGGAGGAACGGCAGGCATGGATGTACTTGAAATGGTAGAGATCAGCAAGAGCTTCCCCGGTGTGAAGGCGCTGGACCATGTGAACTTCAAGGTGAAGCAAGGGGAGATTCACGCCTTATGCGGGGAGAACGGCGCGGGCAAATCCACGCTGATGAAGGTGCTGAGCGGACTGTATCCGGCGGGGACATATGAAGGTGAAATCCGCATCGGTGGCGAAAAGAAGGCGTTCCACAAAATAACGGACGCGGAGCAGGCCGGTATTGCGATCATTCATCAGGAGCTGGCGCTTGTGAAGGAGATGACGGTCGGCGAGAATATTTTCCTGGGGGCAGAGCCGGTGAAGCGCGGGGCGATCCAATGGAATGAACTGTACCATCAGGCTTCGCTGTGGCTGAAGAAGGTGGGGCTGAACCTGTCGCCGGATACGAAGATCGGCAATCTGGGCATCGGCCAGCAGCAGCTCGTGGAGATCGCCAAGGCGCTCTCCAAGCATACCCGGATTCTTATTCTGGATGAACCGACAGCAGCACTGACCGAGAGCGAGGTGTCCATCCTGATGGGCATTCTGAACCAGCTGCGGAGCGAAGGAGTGACCTGTGTCTATATCTCCCACAAAATGCCCGAGGTGTTCGCGCTGGCCGATTCGATTACCGTGCTGCGCGACGGGCGGACGGTGGCAACCCTGAACCGCCAGGAGACGAACGACGATCAGGTGGTCTCACTGATGGTCGGCCGTGAGCTGACGGAGCGCTATCCGCGAGTCCAGCATTCACCCGGAAACAAGGTGCTTGAGGTCGCAGACTACAATGTCTGGCACCCGGAGAAGCGCCAACAGAAGGTGCTCCGGGATATTGGATTCACGCTCCGTCAAGGCGAGATTCTGGGCATTGCCGGGCTAATGGGGGCTGGGCGGACAGAGCTGGTCAGCAGCCTGTTCGGCGCGTATGGCGGAAGAAGCGAAGGCACGGTGCTGATCGAAGGCAAGGCGGTCAAGATCCGTTCAGTTGCCGAAGCGATCAAGGCCGGGATTGCTCTGGTCACGGAAGACCGCAAGCGCCAGGGGCTGGTGATGGGGATGGATGTCAAGCGCAATACGACGCTGGCCACACTCGGCAAGGTCTCAAGGTTCGGAGTGATCAATGAGAATGAGGAGATCAAGTGGTCCGAGCAGTACGTGAAGGATCTGAAGACGAAGACAGCTTCGCTGGAGACACTCGTCGGCACACTCTCCGGGGGCAACCAGCAGAAGGTGGTTGTCGGCAAATGGCTGATGAGTGACCCCAAGATTCTGATTATGGACGAACCCACCCGGGGCATCGATGTCGGGGCGAAGTACGAAATCTATAACCTGATGAACAAGCTGGTAGAACAGGGAGTAGCCATTATTATGATCTCCTCTGAGCTGCCCGAAGTACTGGGGATGAGCGACCGGATTCTGGTAATGTGCGAAGGACAACTGGTACGGGAATATGATTGGCGCGAAGCAACGCAGGAGAATATTATGCTGGCCGCCACAGGAGGCAGATAGAGATGCAGCTGCAAAAAGAGCTTAAGGAACCTGAAGCGGTTCCGGCCGCCGGAGGATCGCGAATGCGTACCCTGTTCGGCAAAATGGATATGCGTGCCTATACGATGATTGGCGCATTGATTCTGATCTGGGTCCTGTTCGGCGTGCTGAATCCTACCTTCCTGACCTCGCGGAACCTGTCCAATCTGTTCACGCAGATGTCGGTGACCTCTATACTCGCCATTGGCATGGTACTGGTTATCGTGGCGGGCCATATCGATCTGTCCGTCGGCTCCATCGTCGGCTTGACCGGCGGGATGGCAGCGATTCTCAGCAACTGGCTGGAGCTGCCCGCTATCGTGGTCATTCTCGGTACCGTGGCCGCAGGTGCAGTGCTGGGTCTGGTTCA is a window encoding:
- a CDS encoding xylose ABC transporter ATP-binding protein, which translates into the protein MDVLEMVEISKSFPGVKALDHVNFKVKQGEIHALCGENGAGKSTLMKVLSGLYPAGTYEGEIRIGGEKKAFHKITDAEQAGIAIIHQELALVKEMTVGENIFLGAEPVKRGAIQWNELYHQASLWLKKVGLNLSPDTKIGNLGIGQQQLVEIAKALSKHTRILILDEPTAALTESEVSILMGILNQLRSEGVTCVYISHKMPEVFALADSITVLRDGRTVATLNRQETNDDQVVSLMVGRELTERYPRVQHSPGNKVLEVADYNVWHPEKRQQKVLRDIGFTLRQGEILGIAGLMGAGRTELVSSLFGAYGGRSEGTVLIEGKAVKIRSVAEAIKAGIALVTEDRKRQGLVMGMDVKRNTTLATLGKVSRFGVINENEEIKWSEQYVKDLKTKTASLETLVGTLSGGNQQKVVVGKWLMSDPKILIMDEPTRGIDVGAKYEIYNLMNKLVEQGVAIIMISSELPEVLGMSDRILVMCEGQLVREYDWREATQENIMLAATGGR
- a CDS encoding helix-turn-helix domain-containing protein encodes the protein MYKLLIADDEALEREGLELMIRHLIPDTFEFLHAGNGRKAIQLAEEHRPDMIFMDIKMPGIQGLEAVRQIREKLPAAQIVMITAHDYFAYAKEGLLLGVRDYLLKPARREEVAEVLRKLMAVIEEERRSRNEQLELKEKLAHLLPLAENELTLMLMLEHVQDLEPEQLAGLLELHFSKGYAMVLSFPRHGESGWETFRQSKREIYEAIKQFAKTGLGCLAGPLAGHQLALFIPLPPGRTGYSQRVSSLDWGERLRTYAGERFGLPLGIGIGSIREGWDGLSRSYREAVRVCADHQHSFGVHHYDDIIQSSGQTAVSLDEEKKLLTALLQRSKQEAVQRFSLLYDSFEQVGEQPLSAVRGEVTGLLLFLARGVHSTAGTELLASLNAAEDPRTLRLSAESWLERLIDGLEEEQEHHRSHVHQRVLLYISQMYKEDISMEQTAEYVNLSPHYFSKLFRQHEGETFIDYITRLRINEAKRLIAEDQLNLKEICYEVGYKDPNYFSRVFKKAAGMTPSEFRQQQEKSGPC
- the xylF gene encoding D-xylose ABC transporter substrate-binding protein gives rise to the protein MAGCGVVSSGDNEKKESAGAAKDGDKIVIGMSMDTLKEERWQKDRDIFTAKVQELGGEVKVLAANGDDATQLSQAEQLISQGVDVLVVIAHNAEATAPIVDKAHKEGIKVIAYDRLINNSEVDYYISFDNVRVGEFQAQAVIDKAPKGNIVYIGGADTDNNAHMFKEGAMNILKPLADKGDIKIVYDQFSKDWKPEEALKNMENALTANNNDVQGVVAANDGTAGGSIQALTAQGMAGKIPVSGQDADLAAVQRIAEGTQLMTVYKPINAIATKAAEMAVAAAKGESISTDKTVNNGKIDVPSVLLDPIAVNKDNLDVLIKDGFHKLEDVYKNVPKDQWPKQ
- a CDS encoding sensor histidine kinase, translated to MSIRLKLLICIPLLVLLMSSVSFVLFQSGKNVQESYHLMMNRIMLYKEVSYEVGENMRSLNRFIMQVDTDSFPEVEKHLGAVLELRSRLDGMNTIGGSGLPLMNYSHLIDTFVEQAGQMITEIDGQDANSLAGAYIGAEQTQRFIREEAQELVDLELDQYKPIYAEIMSTTAKLNRMGSLLVITAALLSICMAVWLSSSITGPIRRLVATAKQISKGRMDTKAPESVNNDEISILCRAFNGMIDNIQELMKENIQSAEKDRLVKELELKMLQSQINPHFLFNTLNSIAKLAYLEGAARTSDLTVSVSRMLRYNLQKLDQAVPLREEVEHVNEYINIQRARFRDRIAFEMEIDEEAMDGMVPCLTLQPIFENAFVHGLEQMEEGAILTLSIRYRSGQVEIVISDNGAGMNRETVARLMGSTQQEAPHSSGKGQSTGLGTHNVFKRLHLFFDGQQLIEINSSEGQGTAVLFLLPFRTSA
- a CDS encoding sugar-binding protein; protein product: MDKKWVSGAGVVVLFILLSYLFTGFARHSARMGNIVKELSGQPSQDKPGYHIVLIEQERYHPYWEMVEKGAAEAAAKYGIEIEFTGPVRNNMEEQISLLEKAIAAQADAIIVQGLNDEKFTPVIDKAVNRGIPVITIDTDAPASRRLAYVGTDNVAAGETLGRMVVKTTGGKGKIGVIIGSELAKNQLQRLDGLKNIVKDYGGMEIVDVRSSNISHMEAIQQAADMLRYHPEIDVMVGTSSTDALGVLQASRSLKRGPLTIIGFDNQAETLDAISRGAITATVAQQPYLMGNMAVRLLHEYFNGAHLQPRYYTGVKVLDKTNVQEGESL